One Georgenia wutianyii DNA segment encodes these proteins:
- the mtrA gene encoding MtrAB system response regulator MtrA, producing MNARILVVDDDTALAEMIGIVLQAEGYETVMCPDGAQALEVFRTHEPDLVLLDLMLPGIDGIEVCRLIRAESGVPIVMLTAKSDTIDVVAGLEAGADDYIPKPFKPKELVARVKTRLRRTTAPQTERLTIGDLVIDVAGHQVTRGDQSIPLTPLEFDLLLALARKPWQVFSREVLLEQVWGYRHAADTRLVNVHVQRLRAKVEQDPENPQVVVTVRGVGYRAGATQR from the coding sequence ATGAACGCTCGAATTCTCGTGGTCGACGACGACACCGCGCTCGCCGAGATGATCGGGATCGTGCTCCAGGCCGAGGGGTACGAGACCGTCATGTGCCCTGACGGCGCCCAGGCGCTGGAGGTCTTCCGGACCCACGAGCCGGACCTCGTGCTCCTGGACCTCATGCTCCCGGGCATCGACGGCATCGAGGTCTGCCGCCTCATCCGCGCAGAGTCGGGCGTCCCCATCGTCATGCTCACCGCGAAGTCCGACACCATCGACGTCGTCGCCGGGCTCGAGGCGGGCGCCGACGACTACATCCCCAAGCCGTTCAAGCCCAAGGAGCTCGTCGCGCGCGTGAAGACCCGCCTGCGGCGCACGACGGCGCCGCAGACCGAGCGGCTGACCATCGGCGACCTCGTCATCGACGTCGCCGGCCACCAGGTGACGCGCGGGGACCAGAGCATCCCCCTCACCCCGCTGGAGTTCGACCTGCTCCTCGCCCTGGCCCGCAAGCCCTGGCAGGTCTTCAGCCGCGAGGTGCTCCTCGAGCAGGTCTGGGGCTACCGCCACGCCGCGGACACCAGGCTCGTCAACGTCCACGTCCAGCGCCTGCGCGCGAAGGTCGAGCAGGACCCCGAGAACCCCCAGGTCGTCGTGACCGTGCGCGGCGTCGGTTACCGAGCGGGCGCCACCCAGCGGTGA